Proteins found in one Coregonus clupeaformis isolate EN_2021a unplaced genomic scaffold, ASM2061545v1 scaf0027, whole genome shotgun sequence genomic segment:
- the LOC121569688 gene encoding 26S proteasome non-ATPase regulatory subunit 3, translating to MKETTAKRREKPKDSKAEKQKDAGPEPQDVEMPEEDSATAEKKPKELDTLTLDDIKEHVKQIEKAVSGKEPRFVLRALRALPSTSRRLNPNVLHKAVSGFYTANAAGKEFLLSFLEEPMDTEGDVQFRPRTGKAAATPLIPEAEAYLQLLLVVYLTNNKRYTEAQKVSDELLQKIGPQNRRALDLVAAKCYYYHSRVYEFLNQLDTVRSFLHTRLRTATLRHDADGQATLLNLLLRNYLQYNLYDQAEKLVSKSVFPELANNNEWARYLYYTGRIKAIQLEYTEARRTLTNALRKAPQHTAVGFKQTVHKLLIVVELLLGEIPDRLQFRQAPLKRSLAPYFLLTQAVRTGNLAKFNQALDQFGEKFQADGTYTLIIRLRHNVIKTGVRMISLSYSRISLADIAQKLQLDSPEDAEFIVAKAIRDGVIEASINHEKGYVQSKETMDIYGTREPQLAFHQRISFCLDIHNMSVKAMRFPPKAYNKDLESAEERREREQQDLEFAKEMAEDDDDSFP from the exons ATGAAAGAGACAACAGCCAAGAGACGTGAGAAACCCAAGGACTCCAAAGCTGAGAAACAGAAAGATGCGGGCCCAGAGCCGCAGGATGTGGAGATGCCGGAGGAAGACTCGGCTACTGCAGAAAAGAAACCCAAGGAACTTGATACCCTCACACTAGATG ACATCAAGGAGCATGTGAAGCAGATAGAGAAGGCTGTGTCGGGCAAGGAGCCTCGCTTTGTGCTGAGGGCCCTGCGCGCCCTGCCCTCGACCAGCCGCCGCCTCAACCCCAACGTGCTGCACAAGGCTGTGTCTGGCTTCTACACCGCCAACGCTGCCGGCAAGGAGTTCCTACTCAGCTTCCTGGAGGAG CCCATGGACACCGAGGGAGATGTCCAGTTCAGGCCCCGTACAGGGAAGGCAGCTGCCACCCCCCTGATCCCTGAGGCGGAGGCCTACCTGCAGCTGCTCCTGGTGGTTTACCTCACCAACAACAAACGCTACACAGAG GCCCAGAAGGTGTCAGACGAGCTCTTGCAGAAGATCGGCCCCCAGAACCGGCGGGCTCTGGACCTGGTGGCCGCTAAGTGTTACTACTACCACTCCCGCGTCTACGAGTTCCTCAACCAGCTGGACACTGTGCGTAG TTTCCTGCACACACGTCTGAGGACGGCCACCTTGAGGCACGACGCCGACGGCCAGGCCACGCTGCTCAACCTGCTGCTGAGGAACTACCTGCAGTACAACCTGTACGACCAGGCTGAGAAGCTGGTGTCCAAGTCAGTCTTCCCCGAACTGGCCAATAACAACGAGTGGGCCCGCTACCTCTACTACACCG gTCGTATCAAGGCCATCCAGCTGGAGTACACAGAGGCCAGGAGGACCCTGACCAACGCCCTGAGGAAGGCCCCCCAACACACAGCTGTGGGCTTCAAACAGACA gTCCACAAGTTGCTGATTGTGGTGGAGCTGTTGCTTGGGGAGATCCCAGACAGGCTGCAGTTCCGCCAGGCTCCCCTGAAACGATCCCTAGCGCCCTACTTCCTGCTCACCCAGG CCGTTAGGACGGGTAACCTGGCCAAGTTCAACCAGGCCCTGGATCAATTTGGAGAGAAGTTCCAGGCAGACGGCACCTACACCTTGATCATCCGCCTTCGACACAATGTCATCAAGACAG GTGTGCGTATGATCAGCCTGTCGTACTCACGTATATCCTTGGCAGACATCGCTCAGAAGCTGCAGCTGGACAGTCCAGAGGATGCTGAGTTCATAGTGGCCAAG gCTATCCGTGATGGAGTGATTGAGGCCAGCATCAACCATGAGAAGGGCTATGTTCAGTCTAAAGAGACCATGGACATCTACGGTACCAGGGAGCCCCAGCTGGCCTTCCACCAGAGGATCTCCTTCTGCCTGGACATACACAACATGTCTGTCAAGGCCATGAGGTTTCCACCCAAGGCTTACAACAAGGATCTAGAATCAGCAGAG GAGcgcagagagagggagcagcaGGATCTGGAGTTTGCCAAGGAGATGGCCGAAGATGATGACGACAGTTTCCCATGA